Below is a window of Drosophila miranda strain MSH22 chromosome 3, D.miranda_PacBio2.1, whole genome shotgun sequence DNA.
GGCGAACGCTACGGCAGCCCACACCCAAGAGATGCTCTCGCTGGCCAGCGATAGAACGGCCGGAAAGAGTTCGGTGATGAAGCGCAGCGCCTGGAAGCCGCTCTCAATATGGATCATGGTGCGATTCCGACGATACGTCTCCCCAATGAACGACGAATAGTGCGGCACCAGCGCTCGTGGATACGACAGCAGCTGGGGATTGGTGTTCGCTTGCAGCGAATACACGGACGTATAGCTGTCGGCGTTTTCTGAAGCGAAGCAATCAAGTATCAATTAGTCTTTTATTCCCCTCGATATTCTATCCCAATCCTCACCAAAGGATCCTGGCACATAGATGTAGCCGTGCTGCCAGAGAATCTGGGCACAGCACAGGGCCAGCAGGGCCATCAGGCCCAAACCCAGAAAGGTGAGCAGCACCAGGACAATGGCATCGCGTCGCAGAGTCGTCTTCGAAGCACTGGCATGGGTACGACTGGTTATGGCTATCACCGAGGCACCCAGCAGGCCCCACGTGAGGAAGGTCTCCTGTGTGGCCGCCGTCCAGCTGTTGGAGTTCACCAGAAACTCATCAAAATCGCTGGCAGCGAAAATGTTCTGAggaaaacaaacagaaatgGATTTAAGATGGGTTCAGGGAGGAGGATTTGTCAGGGGCGACGACCTACCTGGAGCTTTGTGGGATCCACAGCATAGAGAAACTTCACTGTCACCACCGTGAGGGCCACCAGGGGCAAGGTGTTGATGAGATACGCAAACTTTCCCAGAGATTTCAGTCCTTTGCAGAGTATGAGGAAGACGCCCGCCCAGATGAGGGCCAGGTAGAACGCCAGCTGCTGGAGGAAGAGGCAGTTAGTCGGTTAGATCGGGGGGGAAGTGGGAGCATAGTGTGGGAGAGTGGGTGGGGAAGGGAGCGAGGCCGGATCACCTACCCGATCATTGACATGGAAGCGCACTCCACTCGCATCCGGATGCTTGGCCAGATGCAGCCGCTGTAGGACCACAATATTGAAGTACTCGGCCACCGTTTGGGTGAGATTCCCGGTGGAGTTGGCCGTGTGATTCCAAAAGGGAAAGGCCACCTCCTGCCAGGGGTAGCCGATGCGTTGGGCTGTGGGAAAGACGTCCCGCAGATAGACCAGAATCCAGGCAATCGACACCGTCGAGTAGATGGCCAGGAAGCACTGGACCATGACCAAAGCAATGCCCACGCCGGAGCAGATCGGACTGATTTTCCACATGGATACAGGGCCGGCACGGATCTTGGCCCCCAGGCACATCTGCAGCCAGAAGATCGGTATGCCAAAGATAATGGAGAGCATCAGGAACTGGAGCAAGAAGTTTCCGCCATAGTTCATGGTGAGCACGGCAAAGCGGCACAAATTGAACACTCCGAGGGTGCAGGCCATCAGGGCCAGAGCGCGACTGGCGGCATGCGGCCACTGGCTGTTGAAGCCGCACTTTTCTCTGAGCGGCAGATGAAGCGGCTCCAAGGGGGTGGTGCTGCTGGCACTGCACATGGTGGTGCTCTGCGCCTGCAGCTCCACCTGATCCTGATCCTGATCCTCCTGGTCGTGGGTGCTCaccgagctgctgctgctatccGAGACCAGGGACAAGGGGCTGGGCATTCGGGAGGAGCGGGCCGAGCTCAGCTCCGAGCAGGTGGTCATCATTTGATGCGTCGGCGTCTCCGGCTCCGGCAAATACACCCTCGTTGGGGCACTCTGTGGCCGGCTCTGGCCCACAGCTATGCTGCCACGAGACGGAGTGGGAGGTCCCTCCAGGCGGCGACCATATTGCCGGGGTCGCTCCTCGCTCGAGGCACGCGCCGCCGTCCGCTGTTCGTTCTGCAGGAGATTATCAAAGATGTGAGCATCGGTGAGCATCTCCGAGCCATACTGTTGTGGTTCCTGTTGGTTGTGGCGCAGCGCCTCAGGGCAATCGCCCTGCGAGAAACAACGTCGCATATCCGCCTCCCGCCTGGGCTGCAAATCCACTAGCAATGTGGGCAAGTCATCCTCTTCCCCCAGTGTGGCTTTGGTCTCATCTGGTTCTGagtggtgctgctgctccatGGCGCGTCGCAAGGACTGACGACGCCAGACATCGGCGACTGGCTCCTCCGGCGATGCTTCCAGGAAGGCTGCAGGAAAAAGGTTATGTAATTTATTGATTTCTATCGATTCTTTCGATGTGGGACTTACCCGCTTGGCTTGTGCTGGGCCTCAGGGAGCAGCTAAAGGTCTTCCGTATTTGATGCTCCCGCTGGAAGTCTCCGTCGCCCATAAGGCCACTGGACGTGGCATCATCATCCAGGGCAGATTTTTTGTGTGCCTTTCGTTTCCTACTCAGCGGCAGGGTGCGCGTTCTTGGCTCTCGCTTGAGGCTTGAGTGACCATCAATGATGACCAAAGAGTCCTCTCGACTCAGGGCATTGTCCATTTCCTCCAGATAGTTATCCAGATCCATGAGATAGTTTTCCACCTTGTCATCGTCACTGGCACTGTTCAGCGATGGGGAGTTGGTGCGAGAGGAGCTGCCATTCAGCTGCGAGGCACCGTGCACGTCCAGTATGGCGTCCAGTTCATTCAGCACACAAAGCTCGGCCTCGTTCGTCTCGGCCTGATCTCGCTTGATGGGCGTACTCAGGGGCGGCGGCTGCATTTCCTGGCTGCCACAGAAGGCACTTCGGTCGTCCTCGTGTATCTCCATCTTAAAGCTAATGGGCTGCAGTTGCATcggctgcttctgctgtttttgcttctgcttctgctggtgGAAGCCCTGTGGTGTTTGCTGGATTTCAATCAGATCCTCATCGCTCAGTTCGTCGTCGTAATAGTCGCAGGACTGACGGATCGATTCGCTTGAGAGGCTGTGCGAGAGTCCATAACGCTCAGGCTcctcttgttgttgttgtttctgctgctgtctGCGCGGCTTGCCCGCTGTGTGTCCTGTGGAGGCACCTGCTGCCGAGGAGGATGTCGATGGTGTGGGTGGTAGACTAGCGTAGGCATTTGAGTTGCGTTTGAATTCCACCCGGCCTGCTGCTTGTTCTTTACTGTTCATTTTGTTGGCATTGCCGCTCAGCTGATGGAtggggctggctggctggtgtCTTGGGGTTGGCGTCTGTTGTAATCCTGCCGCCGCTGGGTCCAGTGTTGGTTAGCGGCTGCGGTTTCAAATTTTTCCTGATAACGATAAGCAACAAACTGGTTAAACAAACTTCTTGTACACTATCTGGACATTGAGACAGGTCAGCTTCTGGAGATCAAATCAGCTGGCGTTATATGCAAAAATGCAATCAAATGCAAACAAGCGCGTGCTCTCAGCTTTTACGATTGTTTGCACGTGAGTGAATCGCGTCCGCCAACAAacctccccccaccccccacctgTCCGTTTTGTGACAGCCGCAAATGGTCGAgaaaatacatacacataGAGTATATGCATATGTGGAATGGGTATACGGCACGGgcaacagaaagagagaaaagTAGAAGCAAACAGTGTGGAGAGGCGCATGTTCATTCAACTGATCAGGTGAATGTACTTCCGTTAATAACTCTTTTTTTTCATCCATGATATGTTCATATAAACAATCTCAAAAGGGAGTGGCGTGTGTGCAgtggtggggggaggggaCTGGAGCGGACTAGGCACTCGagccgctgtcgctgccgctgGCACGTTACCTCGATTAAAGTCAAATTTCGGTGTtttatttcttctttttcgGACGCTGACCGCCGTGTTTTCAGCCTCAAGTCGAAAAATCTGGCTGAATCACACAGAGTGTCTCtggggtctggtctggtctggtttTCTTGTTTCGGTCGATTTTGCATATGTATAACCGTGACCTTCACAGAGTTTTGTCGCCGTCGCTGTTTTGTTGGGGCCATAAAAACTTTAAAGAGATCGGATAGGCACCGCACCGCACAGCATCGTATTAGGGCACACACAAAGAAAATCAGTTAACCTGTGTATGGGAGTAGTGTGGTGCCATGGCGGTATGCAGCTGTCTCCGGCTAATAGAATAAGCGGCATCCATATATTAATTGTTGACTCGAGAGGTCAAATTATTTAGCGAACAGATGCCATTGATCGCAGATTCACACACACTTTCCACTACACCActaccctctctctctctctccctctctctacaTAAAGCCCGGTACGGGTCTCTGGGGAGACGTACCGTTAAATTTCGCCGCTGCTCTCGTTTTTTCGCATCAAATGTCCGAGAAATAAAGGTAAACAAGACAATTAGTGCTGCCGTTTGAAAATGCagttttgcaattggcaactCTGTCCGCACGGCGGACATTTATGCTCCGAATGATCAAGACATATCGAACAGAAGGTAAGGAATTATCAATTAAGCACCTATGTCAATTGCATCCATCTGGATAGGTGAAGACGAACGAATGGGGTGGCAAAGAAACTATGGTAACCGGGCACAGGTAGAGCCTTACCGCATTGTTGAATATACCTTGCTAATGACCTTCGGTGGGGGCTAAAAAATGGCAACACCCAGCTGCCAAACGGCAAAGCGGGCGGCTGGCTAACAACTTGTTTTCTTTTCGTTGCAGTTTTAATGCAATTTACAATGAAATTGACATTcaccaaacaaataaaacaaaactaGTTAATGCTGGGGCACACGGGGCACACGACACACACGTAGCAGCTTCAATCCAATGATCGCGGGCGATGCTCGCAAGTGTGGTTTCCTTGCCACATCGGTATTGGTATTGGTTGCtacggtgtgtgtgtgtgtatgtgtgtgtgtgtaactGGGGTTGCAACGCAGCACCGAATGGTACCGTTTTCGATGTGAGCCTCCAGTCAGTCCCTATAGCTATTATTATGGTTACAAAAAGAAAATCAAAGTGCAGCACGTTTTTTCCTGTGCTTCAGCGCCATTTCCTCTTTGACGCCACAGAGAGggatagaaagagagagagagagagagagagagagagagagagacagaactGACAGCTGCCAGGTTTTTCTTTCCACCGAAGCCTGCCCGGGGGCTTGACTAGTACtggaactggcactggcactgatGTGGGGGGATATACAGGGGGAAAGGAGTCTCATGTATGAGTAATGCAACAACCAGCACGAGTACTTTGCAAACTGCAGCAGAACGTTCAATTAAGTTCAATATTTGAGGAAAGCATTGGGTCAATTGCAAAACAAACGATCGTGCAAATGTATACAGAAATGTAAATGTACAGATTCTGTACGAATAAGCAATTTGGATAGCGGGAATTTCGCTATTTATTTGTTTATCTGCTCATTTGGCATGCCGCAGAACATGTACGGAACGTGAAAGGgagccctgccctgccctgcttttgttttttctacgttgtggaaatcgcttttacaaaacaaacacacacacagatagaaCCATACGCACAGACACATTATCCGCTACTTATGAATAACTGTTTTTCAGcgaaatacaaaaaaaaaatgaaagaaatGCTGAGTGCTGCTGGATTTGCCATTGCGGTTTGAATGGGGAATACCTTAAGTGGGATTGGTCATTCCCCAAGCGAtccaaaaacaaataaaagaacCACACAGCTGTTTTCCCAAAAGAGTGACCCGAAAAACGGAATGGAACCACCGCGTATGCGCAGCACGCCCCGAGCCTAAAAACATCATTTCAGATTTCAttttagtgtgtgtgtgtgtttgtgtgtgtgtgtggaagcAGTAGTactttcgggtagaaatagtGAGATCTGCAGATACGTGTCGTGCTCTCGCTCTCACTCTACCTCCTCTCTCCATTGGTTactatgtaggtgtatgtgtgtgcgtgtgctgCTTTTGTTTCtcgcatttccatttccaagCGCACGAGCAAACAAACAGAAAGAAGATTCCAAACTTACGAAACAAATCAAAAGGGAGCTGTGGGGCAACTTGCCACACAATCGCAGGTCTAGCTcgccttctctctctctctctctctctctcgcccaCACTTAGTACGAGCAGTTAGCATAATGCACCAGTCACACTCACGCtagcacacactcacactaTTAGTTAGATGTACTTTTATATGAAGAATACTCACACACACGTGAACGCGATTGGTAATTTTGATATTTTGTATCTTGTTTTCCTCTGAATTCATCAGAAAAATTAATAACTAGCTATTCTCTTCGAGTTGGTTTTCGTTTCCAGAGCTGATTGCGACCCGCACCACACAAAACCACAATAAAAAgttaataataaaataaaaaccacacaaaaattaaaaacgctgCCGCTCCAcaccagtgtgaccgcggatttatcgttaaaatataccgtccgaccctcagaaatataccgtctcattttaaaaatataccgtaaatatactgacgaatgaAAGTTCTATtgtacatattcctcgtttttgatattccgacgaatattactagctatatagaacatttagccgtgcccacataatttcatacgattaatgaatcagttttctacacaattggttagtttttagtccttgcttttattgtattttgactaaaacaaggtttaaacaaaatagttcaacaaaaaaaacagttgcaatgttgctggtatttgaagacgTGATGCGTGTATAGCTCTTTGTACACCCTATTTCGctaattttatatgaagatCAAACGTAATTtattaagaccttttctcaaattgataatctttagacatattcgagtacattattagtatcttgtatatattaatgtcgatcctgatacctactgagCCTTGGAAGACAAACGTATTCACAACTCTATAACATTAATtttccccagggtatgtgtgcattaACATTAGCAACattagcaacatgtttgtgtatggaatgagactcattgttgcaaAAGATAAACTGCGGCGAATCGGGTATTGCCTATATTTCAAGCTATATAGATTTGCTCACTTGGCTTTATCCCAtagataaatgcattttctacaagattgcttCTTAATTACCTTTATGTATTTTATTTCGACTAAAATACGGTTTTCAAGTAAATGTTGCCGCAACAGTGTGtatgggactcattgttgccAAAGCGAACTGGggcgaactgcggcgaattAAAATTTGATTCAAATTCCTCATattctttgttccgttgaataatactatctatatggaacatttagccatgcccactcaattttgtacgattgatgaatcaattctatacatgattggtctattcgaaatacttgcatttattggatttctatataacattgaaaatgaaattaataGATTGATCAAATTGACAAAATATACAAGCTCCCAGGGTATGCCGAATGTGCTCATTTCGGAAAAGCTCCTATCGATACCTAATTAAACCAATCAATGCCATATCGATAGTGATCGCGATTTGAATTGAAAAGCGGGGGACAAAAGGCTCACATTTaacatttaaatatatttttatatttcgAATTTGGAGTTAGATTTAGTATAGTTTTGTGTAGGTCTAGACTATCAGCGAGCGGTTTATAAACAGTatcaacaaaaaacacacTTGTTAATAGAAATACGATAACAAAACAAAGAAACGTGATGTGATTGTGTTGCACCCTTCACAGCTGGAGAGTAGAGAGAAATGTTCGATCTAGCGATAGGAAATTGCTTATAGTTCTTAGAGTGTTGATCTTAGTTTATGGACTGTGAAGGGTATACGCAGTTTGCACACAGTTCCTTTGTAGGTTTCTTAGTAGTTATGTAGTTAAAGGTATTCAACAGATCAACAGATTATTTGATTTATTGTTTTGCTTgatattaatttaatttggttCATGTTTTCTCTATACCAGAGCCCAACGTAAaatgaaattttgaaacacCTGTTATTGCCAAACACACGGAAGGAGTACCCTTAGTAATTATctaatatatatgtactttgTGTTGATATTCGCCAGCGGCTGATTTACGATAGAAATGTGCGCACAAATCCCTTGATGTCGGCGCGGCACAAGGGACAGATGGCCACGCTGGGGGCGCACTGATTGCACGTCGCTGCAGTGAGAGAGGGTTTGCGTTTGAGATAACAGCGCATATAGATAGGGGGGCATGGCATGACTTACCTAAGTGACCGCAGGGTAGGAACACCACCCCAACCTCCTCGTCCAAACACACTTTACACAGACGGGCGTCCTTCAGCTGACGGTTCTCCTCCTCCAATGAAATGTTGCCATTTGGCGGTGCCACAGACATTCTCTGCATCTGATCCGAGATGCTCGCCTCGGGGACGACAGCCGGCTTTGCCTTGTTCTGCATGGAATCGGAGGATACTGCCGCTTTGCTGGTGGTTGCCTGACAGCAATCAAGGGGCGGTGCAGTCGGCTCTGTTGGCTCCCGCACCTCGAGGGCTGCTTCACAGCCCGCCTTCTCGAAGATGGCATGCAGCAGTTCATCCAGTGTTTCGAAAGCAGAGCCTGAACTGGAAAGCTTGCGTTGAATAGTGTTTCTCAACACTCCTCCGTCTATGCCCAGGGCGAGGGCTTCTTTGGCCGGGCTCTCGTCCATTAGGGCATTCAGctggggagctggagccgttgCTATCTGGGATCCAGACGATGCCGCCATAGCCTCACCCACCTCACGCACAAAGGTTGGTCCCTTGGCCAGCAGCACAAACTGACATTTGGGCGACCATTTGGCATGCTCGTGCCAGGGCTCGTCCTCCTTCTGCCAGGAGCGCAGACCAATGTTGCAGTGGAAGCAGCGAACCTGATCAGAGATATTCTGATAAAAGAGACCTGCCTGGGCCAGTGGCTCGGGAGGCTGAATGTTCCCAATGGGCCAGTCGGTGAACGTGCGCAGTCGCGAGTCCACGCAGGCGAAGTTTGGAAGTTTTGGCTGGGTTGTGGGCTGAATTCCCAGCTCTTCCAGATTCTTTCCAGCGGCAAATTCGATAAGCGGTCCCATTTGGACACGCGGACAGTTGGGGAAGAAGCGTCGGTGCTCGTCGAAGGCGTTATCGTTTTTCTCCCACTTGGCTATAATGCCATTACACCATACGCACTTGACATGATCCAAGCGATTTAGATAGTAAAAACCAGCCTTGGCCAGAGCCTGAGGCGTAACGTTAGGATTCTAGGGGGAAAAAGAGTGAGATTTATGCATTTCTAGAGGGTCGAGTCTATTTTTTCACTCACTGGCCAGTCCTTGAATGTCTCCAAGCGATTCGCTTCCAGGTGAAGATCAGGACAGGCACATGGGGAGGCAGTACCGCCGCTATCCACCATGGTGTTGCCTTCGCTGTCGTTCTCCTGACTCAGCGTGATATTGCCGCAGTGACTGGGGGCCAGCACCATGGAGCAAATTGGGGAGCAGCGTCGATGTCTTTCGGCCACTTGATCCCCGTACTCCCACTTATCGATGCGCACATGACACCAATTGCACTCGGCCTCCAGCCAATTCCCCGTGGCAAAGAAACCATTCGTCACCAAATCCTCGGCACTGACGGGAGCATTCAGAGGCCATTCCACAAATGTGGCTGTGCGTACGCTCTCCAGCTCCAGTCGAAGATCCGTCATTGTTGACGCACAAAAGAGTTACTTCTATCCGTTCGTGTGTATAGTCTGTTGTGTATGAAATTTCCTTTACAGTGATGTAATTTGACAGAATTTGAGGATTTCTTTGACAGAAAATCAAAACAggaaaaaagaagagaaaagtAAACTTATTGATTGCCAGCTAGAGAATGGAGAACTATCGACATAACTATCGCATTCAGTTTTTGTCTTTGAATTAATACCAACAACTTCTCGATTTCAGAGTTCGGTCCCATTGTTTTTAATGAAACAGCTGTTTAGCAAAGAATAATGaaccaaaatttattttttatatttcgTAAGTTTTTTGAACAATATTGAGAAAAGACAATGGAGTAACTTGCTTTTATTATTGCAGTTCTGTATATCTCGCGATCAAATGCTGAACTCTCTGGCCTTCTGAGTGCCCTGCAATACTTTGGGCTCTACGGCAATGGATCGGAGTCCCTGGGACAGTCTCGCGGTCAGTGCGAGTATACGTTTGAATCGTTTGCCCTGCTGGGTGATCGGCATACTTGCGCGCCAGACGATGAGCATATACTGCACCTGACTCAGCTGCCACCGCAGCGCAAGCCGCCCATCATGATTAAGTGCTTGCAGCCGGAGCCAGCGGCCGACAATGGCAACGGAACGGAGACTGTGCCCAAGCTGCTGATAATGAGGAGTGGCAAGGAGATTCTGAACCTGCTTAAGCCCATTGGCAATGCTACCAAGCGGCACGAGCACGGCAGCTGTGTGGTTGTCCACTTTTGCACGGCCACAAGCTTGGAGTGCTCCCGGGTGGCGCCCGTGATAAACCTTCTGCCTCATCTATTTCCCACGCTGCCCGTCGCCTACATCGATGCGTACGAGTTTACCCCCTTCAACGCCGAGTTCGGTATTGTTTCGCTGCCGACGCTGATGATCTTCCATCAGGGACGACCGTTGATCAAGTACGATACCTCCTGGACGGACTCGGAAAAGCGAGCCTTTGGCAGGTTCATCATGCGCCACACCAACGTAAAGACAGTGGATCCCAAGAGCATAGATCCACAAATCTTGCAGCGAACGCTCACCGAGCCCCTTTCCAACACGCCGGAGGTGCAGACCGATTACTACCTGGGCATGGCCTGGGCCTTTATCCTGCTCTGCCTGGGCAACTATGTGAGGGGCACGGTCTTCTGGAAGCAGCTGGTAGCGATGGTGCAGCGCAACTG
It encodes the following:
- the LOC108160024 gene encoding uncharacterized protein LOC108160024 isoform X2, producing the protein MNSKEQAAGRVEFKRNSNAYASLPPTPSTSSSAAGASTGHTAGKPRRQQQKQQQQEEPERYGLSHSLSSESIRQSCDYYDDELSDEDLIEIQQTPQGFHQQKQKQKQQKQPMQLQPISFKMEIHEDDRSAFCGSQEMQPPPLSTPIKRDQAETNEAELCVLNELDAILDVHGASQLNGSSSRTNSPSLNSASDDDKVENYLMDLDNYLEEMDNALSREDSLVIIDGHSSLKREPRTRTLPLSRKRKAHKKSALDDDATSSGLMGDGDFQREHQIRKTFSCSLRPSTSQAAFLEASPEEPVADVWRRQSLRRAMEQQHHSEPDETKATLGEEDDLPTLLVDLQPRREADMRRCFSQGDCPEALRHNQQEPQQYGSEMLTDAHIFDNLLQNEQRTAARASSEERPRQYGRRLEGPPTPSRGSIAVGQSRPQSAPTRVYLPEPETPTHQMMTTCSELSSARSSRMPSPLSLVSDSSSSSVSTHDQEDQDQDQVELQAQSTTMCSASSTTPLEPLHLPLREKCGFNSQWPHAASRALALMACTLGVFNLCRFAVLTMNYGGNFLLQFLMLSIIFGIPIFWLQMCLGAKIRAGPVSMWKISPICSGVGIALVMVQCFLAIYSTVSIAWILVYLRDVFPTAQRIGYPWQEVAFPFWNHTANSTGNLTQTVAEYFNIVVLQRLHLAKHPDASGVRFHVNDRLAFYLALIWAGVFLILCKGLKSLGKFAYLINTLPLVALTVVTVKFLYAVDPTKLQNIFAASDFDEFLVNSNSWTAATQETFLTWGLLGASVIAITSRTHASASKTTLRRDAIVLVLLTFLGLGLMALLALCCAQILWQHGYIYVPGSFENADSYTSVYSLQANTNPQLLSYPRALVPHYSSFIGETYRRNRTMIHIESGFQALRFITELFPAVLSLASESISWVWAAVAFALFACFGLAQLCVMWKPISSALGNSTSSVLLSCVTGLLLSIPFATEVGISILYYVDFLLGGSWFIPIIWTAQIFGVFLIRGRPYNGDDLVNDLRMCGSMSAFLALSWNVLLPIGLITLSVVDYKASLSNQFYYWRGKSYFSYWLRKTGSLIQIGIVLVIPVTAIIQIYRYLTHGPPDILERIQLLYRPPEEGDEPRRPSARQATSQGRRNASGQQQDNGQLDAQNDAPPKYTPPPSYTTATGARLAKLLRQSIRRSVRRVLGDSSSRTRPVLSIDAESGSPVAPPDYLTILTNPAGSSSHAEAELSPAGSGSGSTSSPESIEIGQRPSHASYAQRSQSLGRKLHRPGSETVSTSAMATLERRPYTAEDVVTILRSSVRHRQPPLPRQSGGGGLSGIANTLPRPPAAMSTHLEDASFRSIENLVLNAEPPDRTPGVDVEECAQNNTSVI
- the LOC108160024 gene encoding uncharacterized protein LOC108160024 isoform X1, which gives rise to MNSKEQAAGRVEFKRNSNAYASLPPTPSTSSSAAGASTGHTAGKPRRQQQKQQQQEEPERYGLSHSLSSESIRQSCDYYDDELSDEDLIEIQQTPQGFHQQKQKQKQQKQPMQLQPISFKMEIHEDDRSAFCGSQEMQPPPLSTPIKRDQAETNEAELCVLNELDAILDVHGASQLNGSSSRTNSPSLNSASDDDKVENYLMDLDNYLEEMDNALSREDSLVIIDGHSSLKREPRTRTLPLSRKRKAHKKSALDDDATSSGLMGDGDFQREHQIRKTFSCSLRPSTSQAAFLEASPEEPVADVWRRQSLRRAMEQQHHSEPDETKATLGEEDDLPTLLVDLQPRREADMRRCFSQGDCPEALRHNQQEPQQYGSEMLTDAHIFDNLLQNEQRTAARASSEERPRQYGRRLEGPPTPSRGSIAVGQSRPQSAPTRVYLPEPETPTHQMMTTCSELSSARSSRMPSPLSLVSDSSSSSVSTHDQEDQDQDQVELQAQSTTMCSASSTTPLEPLHLPLREKCGFNSQWPHAASRALALMACTLGVFNLCRFAVLTMNYGGNFLLQFLMLSIIFGIPIFWLQMCLGAKIRAGPVSMWKISPICSGVGIALVMVQCFLAIYSTVSIAWILVYLRDVFPTAQRIGYPWQEVAFPFWNHTANSTGNLTQTVAEYFNIVVLQRLHLAKHPDASGVRFHVNDRQLAFYLALIWAGVFLILCKGLKSLGKFAYLINTLPLVALTVVTVKFLYAVDPTKLQNIFAASDFDEFLVNSNSWTAATQETFLTWGLLGASVIAITSRTHASASKTTLRRDAIVLVLLTFLGLGLMALLALCCAQILWQHGYIYVPGSFENADSYTSVYSLQANTNPQLLSYPRALVPHYSSFIGETYRRNRTMIHIESGFQALRFITELFPAVLSLASESISWVWAAVAFALFACFGLAQLCVMWKPISSALGNSTSSVLLSCVTGLLLSIPFATEVGISILYYVDFLLGGSWFIPIIWTAQIFGVFLIRGRPYNGDDLVNDLRMCGSMSAFLALSWNVLLPIGLITLSVVDYKASLSNQFYYWRGKSYFSYWLRKTGSLIQIGIVLVIPVTAIIQIYRYLTHGPPDILERIQLLYRPPEEGDEPRRPSARQATSQGRRNASGQQQDNGQLDAQNDAPPKYTPPPSYTTATGARLAKLLRQSIRRSVRRVLGDSSSRTRPVLSIDAESGSPVAPPDYLTILTNPAGSSSHAEAELSPAGSGSGSTSSPESIEIGQRPSHASYAQRSQSLGRKLHRPGSETVSTSAMATLERRPYTAEDVVTILRSSVRHRQPPLPRQSGGGGLSGIANTLPRPPAAMSTHLEDASFRSIENLVLNAEPPDRTPGVDVEECAQNNTSVI
- the LOC108159671 gene encoding death-associated inhibitor of apoptosis 2 — encoded protein: MTDLRLELESVRTATFVEWPLNAPVSAEDLVTNGFFATGNWLEAECNWCHVRIDKWEYGDQVAERHRRCSPICSMVLAPSHCGNITLSQENDSEGNTMVDSGGTASPCACPDLHLEANRLETFKDWPNPNVTPQALAKAGFYYLNRLDHVKCVWCNGIIAKWEKNDNAFDEHRRFFPNCPRVQMGPLIEFAAGKNLEELGIQPTTQPKLPNFACVDSRLRTFTDWPIGNIQPPEPLAQAGLFYQNISDQVRCFHCNIGLRSWQKEDEPWHEHAKWSPKCQFVLLAKGPTFVREVGEAMAASSGSQIATAPAPQLNALMDESPAKEALALGIDGGVLRNTIQRKLSSSGSAFETLDELLHAIFEKAGCEAALEVREPTEPTAPPLDCCQATTSKAAVSSDSMQNKAKPAVVPEASISDQMQRMSVAPPNGNISLEEENRQLKDARLCKVCLDEEVGVVFLPCGHLATCNQCAPSVAICPLCRADIKGFVRTFLS
- the LOC108159673 gene encoding uncharacterized protein LOC108159673, whose amino-acid sequence is MNQNLFFIFLLYISRSNAELSGLLSALQYFGLYGNGSESLGQSRGQCEYTFESFALLGDRHTCAPDDEHILHLTQLPPQRKPPIMIKCLQPEPAADNGNGTETVPKLLIMRSGKEILNLLKPIGNATKRHEHGSCVVVHFCTATSLECSRVAPVINLLPHLFPTLPVAYIDAYEFTPFNAEFGIVSLPTLMIFHQGRPLIKYDTSWTDSEKRAFGRFIMRHTNVKTVDPKSIDPQILQRTLTEPLSNTPEVQTDYYLGMAWAFILLCLGNYVRGTVFWKQLVAMVQRNWRESEETQMDVVD